The genome window TACAGTTCCCGTCGCAAAcgtcaaaagtcaaaaaaattaatctcaTGGCAACGTCGTAAATGTCACAATGTCATTGCGTGTTTATTAGCGAGTGCGATAGGAAGGCATCGTCGTTTGTGGCAGCGAAACCTCATTAAACGTGTAGAGTTGTGTCGTTTGGAGCAAAGTGCGCGTCGGCCAGTGTTCTAATCGATATCGGCCCGGGGTcagaatttttgtaaaatgagCGACAATGCGTCATCTTCGAGCAGCTCCGAGCAGAGGCCCCGAGGGCTGAACGTGGACGCCCTGAAGCAGCACGTCCTGGTCCACAAGATCGACTGCGGCCTTTGGGCCATGCGGATCCTGACGGTTTTCTTCACTTTCGGCTATTTCCTCCCGATTTTTGGGTGAGTGGAGCCATAGCCTTGTGTTTATGGTAATGACGGCGACGACCGATAACCGGTTGctcttgaaacacaacaaaattaataagtcGCGCGATTAGGTGAAAAACACGGAGTCAAAGGTAAACATTTGCGCGTTTACGAGCGCCAATAAAGTTccaattaaaatgaattgttCGCGATTGGTAAAGTGGCGCAACTTTCCACGTGAACTTTCACCCATCCGGCGAAATGTCTGTTGCAGGAGCGCTCAAAATGCGTACTACAAGGCGCTGATCGCCAACGCCGCCATCAACGCCCTCAGGCTGCACCAGAGGCTGGGGCGAGTGCGCCTCAGTCGCGAGTTCCTAGCCGAGTTGCTGATGGAAGACAGCTGCCACTACCTCTTCTACTCGATGATTTTCCTCTACGTGGCCCCCTTGACACGTATCCTTTCGTAATTGCGCCCCAATCAAAATCGAAACTTGCGACATGTTTTTCTTTAACCGGTCCAGTCGTGCTGCTGCCGGTGGTGCTGTTCGCCATCCTCCACGCCGCCAGCTACTCCCTCACTCTCCTAGACGTAACTCGCCTCGCTCCTCGTCACGCACGATTCTATCGTTCTTTTTCCAGACCATGGGCCAGAACTCGTGGTGGGGCGCGCGCCTGCTCATCTCGCTGGTCGAATTCCAATCCTTGAACATTCTGAGACTCATCGCCTTCACGGAGATCATAATGATGCCCCTGACCGTCCTGTTTGTTTTGATGTGAGCCAACCAAATCAAAGGAAAATGTGACGTCACGCTTGTATGATTATAGGGGGCGTGCCAGTCTACTCACTCCGTTCATCTACTACCACTTCTTGACCCAGAGATACACTTCCCGGCGCAATCCGTACAATAGGAACATGTTCTACGAGTTGAGGGTGCTGTTGGAGAGGACGGCGGCCAAGCCGAAGATGCCGTCGTTCGTCAAAGCCGCTCTCTTGGGCATCGTCAACTTCACGGTCAAACTGGCACCACCGCAAGTGGTCCAACCCCAACAGCATCAACAGTGAACGTGTACTCTGTATCCTAACGTATCAACTTATGTTCGTGATATGGGTAATCTACGCCTAGTATTGTTCTTTCACTTGTTTTGTCCATATTTGGTGAAATTTCATGCAAATTCGCACGTGTTCAGGTACAGTATGAAATTTTTAATCTTTTACATCTAGTTTTAGTTTTCTATGTAACAAGCGAATAATCGTTTTAATTTGGTAACTCTGGTGTTAAGTGGTTATTGTTATGGATTTTTTACACGTTATTATGGCAGAGCATTGTACGCGTGGAGAACAGCAAAAATTTATCTCTTGGGTAGTTGCAACACTAGCGGAGTTCTCCACGTTGTCATGTTGTTGTGTttgtaagtaaaatttgtaatttcacaataaaacattttttgaaaaaatcgccTCAATAAAAACACCACAACCtttccataattttattgaaaattacaattaaaaatttatgcaACTGCGATGGGGACAGCTGGAGCCGCGTCCGGTTTCACCGATTTGATCTCGCTGCTTGGGAACAGCGGCAGAATCTCTTCTTTGGGCTCCACGACGGAAACGTTGTCAGGGAGAGGTTTCTTGGGGCCTGTCTTGCCGCTAGGGTCCCAAGGCAACATGATTTTCACCTGAAATCACCCAATCAGACCCATTTCCTGCACCCCAAATCGCGTACCTTGATTCCCAACACTCCTTGCCTCAACAAGACGTGTCTCGTGGCTGTGTCTACGTAATCGTTGCACGGATCGCCCGAATGGATCATCAAACCGTCGACGAATTTCATGGATTTGGCTCTCTGACCTCGCAGTTTGCCAGAAACGACCACTTCGCAtcctaacaaaaaaaaaaacatgtttctgATGTTCAAatgttttggtttttttaCCTTTGGCCCCACACTCCATGATGTACCTCAAGACACCGTAGCACGCGCGGCGTACAGCGAGCCCCCCTATCAACTTGAACCGCAGCGACTCGGCCTGCGCAATAGCGCACAAACCCCTATTTGCCACTTTCTCACCGTACAAAACGACCGAGTTTTCAGGGAAGTTGAACCGTTTTTGCACTACAGAGGTCAACTCGCGGATGCGACGGTTTTTTTCGCCCAAAACTCGGTCGGTACGGGTGGCCATGATGATGATTTCGGTACGAGTTGGGGTGACTCGCACTTCCACCCCTGAATAACCATCTTCGGACAATTCGCGGGTCAGAAACTCGTTGAGTTCCGCTTTGAACACACCGTCGCCGACAAACTAgaaccaaacaaaaaaaaaaccgatcgGTAAAGACAACACATGTGGAGAGAAGAGAGGTTATGTTTACTCAAATTGATAAACACGGGATTTGCCTCGACTTTGTCACTTGCGAATCAGGgtaaatttttagtttgtcgAGGGTGTGCGTTTTGAGGGCGAAAAATGCGTACATTGATTGACTTACCTTGCGTTTTTTCGAAATGGGGTTCGCCATTTTGACGTTGAACACGAAAAGATCGTGACTGCAGCTTTGACGTATGGAGACGGAAACTGCAAATGACAGCGGTTGTAGAGGGCGCCACAACTCGGCGCCAAATACAAATTCGAATCTCCAGCTGAAAATAGAACGGATTTATCTTGGGCTCTTGGGGTTATCGTTCGTAACCTGGGGCGCCACAACCTTCTTGTCTTCAGTCTGACGCAAATCGACGAGATGTTTGTCAAGTTTTTGCTGTGCGTTCTGGTTACCAAACTGGCAAAAGGGTGTCTTTACGACACGTTTCACAACACTTCGGTCACACTGGCTGGGGTCAGGGGACCCTTCGACACCATCGACGGATGTTTCGGCCCCGAGAACAATCTGGAAAGAGTGTCTCGCATTCAGATTTTGAACGAAACTGTACCGATCCTCTACGAAGAGGCTTTCCACGATTTGGACTATTTGCTCGATGTTGTCTTGGAGGGCGACGGTGTAAGAGAGATTCGACCGGGAGCGTTCAAAAACCTCCCAAAACTGTACCTGATCAGGCTTAAACGTAACCAAATTAGGGAGATACGTGGAGGGGTTTTCAATAACTTGTCTCTGTCAGAATTGAGTTTGGTGAGcaaccaaattgaaagaaTCGAGACTACCGCCTTCGATCATTTACCGAATTTGAATATTGTACTTCTCAGTGACAACAAGCTGACCAAGTGGGATCCCAACTGGTTCCTGGGAAGTCCCCAAATCGCGATGCTTAATTTTGAAAGTAATTTGATCGAGAGATTGCCGACCAGAGCCTTCCGGAACGTCAGAGGGGTACATGTTGTCAACAATCGCAACGTTTCGACGACCATTCATTTGAACGACAACAAAATTCGAACCATCGACGATGAGGCCTTCGACGGACTCGTCTCCTTGGGGTGGTTGTTCTTGCAACGCAACGAAATAGACGTTTTCAATCAGAAATCTCTCGGGAGCTTAAGACAACTGGACTGGTTGCGTCTAGACCATAATCGTTTGCAGTGCATCCCCGAAAGACTGGTCGTGGTAGCCCCCAACGTCAAGTACTACCTCGAGGGTAACCCCCTAACAGAAGAATGTATCGCAAAGTTCGACATCAAGACCAAAAGCAACGGTTCGCGAATAAATAAAGTCAATTTTACGATAGATTCATCGTTTTTTGGATGATTAAGTGATTAAGCAGGGAAAtttcttttgtaatttataggttatgttAACTAGTGTGACAGTAACAAAAAGAAGCTTTTAATACTTTAATAAAGTTGTAACAGACGTTTATCGCAGTCAAGataaaacattgtaattattgaaCGCGATAGATGATGTTGTTATCAATGTGTTTGTCATAATTGTTGAGATATGGCTCCGTGGACAACATACTTGCAAGTTTTTTTCTGCGTCGCCTTGTTGTTTTTCATGATTCCGATCAAAATTGACGGCCCAGACGAAGTTGAATTGCAATTTCTcgattatttagaaaaattccACAAAACCTACGATGGCGACATGTACCAAAGCAAACTTCAAGCGTTTAAggtaaacaaaatgttttgtcTAGTTGTTGTGGTACGAGTTTTCCTTTTAGAAATCTTTGGACAACATAAACGCATTAAACTCAAACAAAACCGGTGATTCTGCCGTGTATGGACTAACAAAATTCTCTGACATGCTTCCCGAAGAGTTCCTAAACAAACACCTGCACCTGAATTTAAGCCAAAGATTTATTCCTCACAGTAACaaacatcatcatcatcaccCTGACAAGAGGTCGACGCTTCCGCAGAAAATTGACTGGAGAGAGAAAAAAGTGGTGACCAAAGTACACAACCAGGGTAACTGTGGGGCTTGTTGGGCTTACTCAGTAGTGGAAACTATTGAGTCGATGTATGGTATCAAAACCCAGACAACTGAAGATCTCAGTGTGCAGGAGATTATTGATTGTGCTGGCAACAACAATGATGGGTGCAATGGGGGTGACATCTGTAGTCTGCTCTCTTGGATGACAATTACTAATTTtacaatacacaaaaaatcTGATTATGGCAAAAACAGTCATTGTGGAAAAGTCTCGGCAAAGGGGGTTCAAGTTCAAGACTTTGTCTGTGACAGGTATTGGATCTGTGCAAGTGTGCAAGAAAAAACttctagtaattttttttaattaggttGGTAGGTTCTGAAAACGTTATGATGAAATTACTGGTGGACATTGGACCACTTGCAGTGGCTGTGAATGCACAAACTTGGCAGAATTATATTGGAGGAGTGATTGAATATCACTGCGATGGAGATGTTTCAAGCTTAAACCATGCTGTTCAAATTGTTGGTTATGATTTGACCGCAAAGATTCCTCATTACATAGTTAGGAACACATGGGGAGAAGACTGGGGAGATCGGGGCTACTTGTACATAGCTGTAGATAAGAATATGTGTGGGGTAGCCAATGAAGTATCAGCTCTAAAAGTACTGTGATTTAGATTAGATTAGAAAATTGTATCCACtgttatgtaaaaaaatatgattatacaatttttacattttatatacctaatAAAAATACTCTTTTTATGATGAATGTGGTTTGTGTAAACTCTTccctttataaaatatttgaaaaaaaaacctaaatttctaattttggtAAGGGTGAACCATGCATATCTGAATGATTACACaggtgtgcaaaattgtgctCATCAATACTTGTTTTAGTTTTAACAACGGTTTTAGATGTTTTTTGTAGTGACgattacaagatttttttacatcaCATCACATAAGGTTATTCAGGAAACGAgatttttaatagttatttgtacaactagttatgaaagtcatacttttttcatgaatttgcagtttgattaACAAAGGCTACGCAATTAAGTGGAAAAAGatactttcataacgtgttgtacacaccattttttttgcatatcgatctaagttgaaaattttcgtctaaaaggatttatgaaaaattacaacaaaaaaaagtgttttgacaatcatcttcaaggagatggaataaaatgatgcaaaaaagtattgctttcactacgattttttgtgtaaaaagtgccacttccattacgatatgcaaaaaaataggaaaaaataCTACagcataaatttaaaaattattaattatattaagAGAAATACATAATATTATATCTTTGTTATTGATAGTAGGTATACATTATAAATTCTTGTGATACCCTGGTTTTTTCTCCTCAAAGGTTCTAGTGTACCTTTTCCTCTTGTGAACCATGTGAGGTTCATCTCTTTTTAACGTCCAACAATAGTCGGCGACCATGTTCACATTCCATCTTCCATCTGCCTTGTACCTACTTTCGATTTCCTTTATGTTTTGGTGAAATCTTTTACCGTGTTCTTCACTGATGTCCCCCAGATTTTCAGGAAAATAGTCCaaatgagaatttaaaaaatgcattttgaGGCTCATTCGACAACCTaagtttttgaaattgatGCGTATTTATCTTCGACTAAGCTTTTACTCCTATAATTTAGGGTTTTATTATTGCTGAGAAAATTCTGAACAAAAATGAGGTCAATGGCCGAAACTTTTcatatacctgaattcaacttattctaaagtccattcaaaaatttaaaaaaaaacaccaaatgttgctttaggttggtaaaattttaaagaccCTTTTCATgctctgttggtaacaataaattatgacatttatttgattcaaaataaaattcacttgctttgaatttcgttcatattgttttattagcagcatgtttcatttatttattgattcttattatttttacttaaacatgcccagaaaaacgagacacttaataaacatttaacctcaaaattacaagtctcaccaaattttacactagacagcgttgccgatagtaattatcgagaaAAATGCGAccttggtggttttttgatttttgaatagaCTTTATACAATGACTAACCGCAATTTGGTTTGGATtggcgaaaaaaaaatttgtggcaactgtgtggatagGATAGAattgatatttctttgacaattcataaaacgcgcaattttgaaaattaccaAATTAATGTGCAAAGGCTAGAGCCCGCCTTGGCaatggtaaaataaaaaaatcaaatgcacgtttatgaaatgtcatacaaatgtgaAATATCAGCTCTACCCCTAAGTGGCGGCTCGTCAGGGGAGGTAGTGCCGcccccccaaaaaaaaaactgtacaaaaatttccttaaatACAGTTCATCCGTTTTCAATATACATTAGTGTtagggaattttctttttttgtattgcaatGACATGGACGTGGAGGCGATGAATATCCGGCTTTTCCTCctgatgtattgtgggttgcattttctattccgtcgggctcattatcactcgtatACCACCAGCATAATGCGTCTGCGTCAGATTTCAAACCAAACACTCCAaggcaattaaaaaactgTCGCTGATGTGGGTGCCATTAAcgatttcaaacatttaaatttcacataattattaaaaagaaaattgatagaaatgaaattgaaaattgtcaagatCGTGCAGAATACTTGCTCATGTACAGTCGCgaccaataaattttgatcgtcaaggtcattctttggcGCAATGGAAAGTGCTCTAATGTGAAACGCGCATAACCCCTAATAAATTCTATTTGTCTTGCCTTGTCAAAATCTTGTCAACTTTTTGGAAGTCCCAACTCTGTTAAAATACGATATTGGGgccataattttaaatgtttagaATAAAACTTAGACAGTTTTATTTACGTTGGCCCTAATTAAGcaggcaaaatttttaatttgtcacaGTAGcggaatatttcaaaatgaccttgatgaccaagatttaatgCTCGCCACAGTAcgcttttaatttattaaattatcaagacatttgtatgacatttcataagcgtgcttttttttttttttttgaacgatGAACTAACAAAGGAATGTCAATACTCAATTCTATCCCATCTATTCTTTTCTTTATCTAGGCTCtgtcctacccacacagttgccacataaattttcgtacatagttgccatacttatccacaatcattttgaatcacccaatataataCTGAGTGGCTCACAGGAAGTAATGCACGTAATAAATTGTATTCCTGGCTGTGTATACTTTTTAATCAGCGATCAGAAAGTTCAGTATGGTGCAAATTAGGATATTGTGATTTAaaaagattattttatttttttatttacgagTATAGGCATGGAAAgtataaaaacatatttcatcCAAGTGTAAATTTCAGTTACTTGGCAAATTAAATGTAGCAACAGCAATAGAAAAATTCACATTGAGTCTCATAATcttaaaattaaacataatcGCGATATAATTAAAAGATTATCTTTTCAAAACCTATCTTTTAGAGGACATGATGAAAGTGAATCATCCTTAAATAAAGATAACTtcaaaacgagcgttttaaaggctcacgagtgccaaaaaaggctcaatttacacacgaacgagttgaataaaacgtttttttttgttcgacgagccccttaaaggctccaaatcgcttaaaatctttaaaattagcttgacgtttcgttttgacaagttgtgacatttatcaaaatccgttcacacaggagaaaattttcaaaatctgacagtgtcgagcaaaaaaaaaattccgagGAAAACTAGACATAGATTTTTTCATACttatgagtagcgctgtcacattactttttcaggtatgaaaccgaaatttgaagcacgaggcgtcagccgaGTGATGCAAACAGCCCGAATAcctgacagcgcacgaatattgaataacgtttttcatgttcgtttgggcaaagtcttaaaaaacattaattgatTGTAAATGTTGAGGTTATCtctgacagatgtcaagttagatatataaccgggaaagtttacCTAGGTATATAtgtatttagttatatacgactttcccggttatgtaTCTCAGCAAACGaacatgaaaatattttgcctGACTCAGCACCAACAAGTccatcaaattcattttttattttcgaaacaGGTTTTTTATTGTAAGTCTGTCTTATGACCCAAGTTATTAAGAAACTACAACTATTCGTTTATTTACACGTGTTTTATAgaaataagaataataatataaaGTGCAGGCAACCAAAACTATACAGTAGTGGAATTATGTACCAGAAAAGCGAGTTCGTCATTTTGCGAAAGAAGAAGCTCCAACCTGCAACACATACTACGAAGaatcagttttatttatttatgtaaaatctaatattagaataaaactataaataaaaaatatgattcgTTAAGTGACTCTCAAATTGTGTTATTATTATCGTCTATTAACAAGATTATATTGATTACATCGGTATTCTGAAATTTGCGAATCATTACGTTGCGGTTTTCGGCAAAATCATCACTCGAAATTGAAACAAAGGTAGACACATATACAATCAAtcaaatataattaaattgaaagttgtacactTGAGATATGACTAATAATATAGTGGAGCAATGTGGGAATCTTATTTAACCACACGACTTGAACCCGAGAAGTTCTTGCTCTAAGATGGAAGATAAACCAGAACTTTCTATGGGTAAGTTTTCGAAAGTGCGTCCACCTCCAGATAATTTTTTGAGATGTTAGAAACTCCAAGCGGGGACAAACCCAAAGATGCCTACTGGATAGTCTACATTCTGTATTTTCTTCTGGGACTGGTGCACATCCTACCCACGACCTTCTTCGTAACAGCGCACGACGTGAGTATTTTTGTGACCACCGGGACGAAATAAAATCAGCGATTTTAGTACTGGATGTACAAATTCCGAAACACTTCGCTCGAAGATGCCGACTCGAGTCAGAGAACTGTCCTCCAGACCCAATTCTCACCTGGTCTCACTATAACTCTTCAACTGTCCACCATCTCATTCCTCTTCGTGTCTCTTTTCTTCGGACACAAATTTTCCATCAAGCTGAGAATGTTCGGGCCACTGATCGTCGTCCTGACAAGTTATATCATAGCGGCGATATTTATCCACATCGACACCGACACCTGTAAGCCCCACACACTCTTTCGCCCTTTTCTAACGATTCTTTTTCAGGGCAAGAAGGATTCTTTGCAGTGACAATGATAATCGTCGCTGTGATCACCGGTATTCATCTCCTTATCTAACCCTCTCGTCTCtaccaatttttttgtagCAATGGGTTCAATTATTGGTATGGCCACCATATCGACCATCTCAATCTTCCCTACTAAATACCTTGGAGCATACCTCATTGGCCAAGGTATGTCCGGGATTTTCACAGCCCTTCTCCAGATTCTGTCCCTGGCGATCTCAATAGGGACACTGGACAGCGCTCTGGTCTATTTCTGGGTGGCAAACGGAATCATCGCGTTCACTTTGTTCTTGATGACACTTGTTATGCAGCGCAATCGATTCTATAAGTACAACATGGAGAACTACAAACCGAGAGAAGGAAAGATGTTGGGTTTTCGCCAGATTGTGGACATTATGAAGGTAATCTGGCCTGGTCCAGCTATTATATTCTTTTATTTAGTGACCACCAACACTGTTCATCCTGCTATCACGTCGCTGGTAGTGTCGGAAGGCGAAGGAAATGGTCCATGGAACGGTGAAACAATTCCgtctaaaaacacaacaaatacTTAATTATTTCTCTTGCAGACGTGTACTTTGTACCAGTTATAACATTCGCTTTGTACGCCATTTTggattatgttggcagaacaATCTCTCTTCACCTCCAACCGGTACAAAttcttcaatttgttttaCCAATTTTCTCATCGTGGAATTTTTAGAATATCAGACCTGAGTGGCTGGTCGGTTTTACCGCTGTAAGAGTCATATTCATTCCGCTGTTCCTGTTCTGCAACGCTCAACCTCGGGAACATTTGTCAGTAGTCTTTGGCCACGACTATCAGTACATTATCATAATGACAGTGTTTGCGTTGACTAACGGATACCTGATGAATATGGCTAGTCTCATTATACCAAAGTAAGGCgttacaaggtgttgaaagaGTAGGTACATTTTGCGTTATATTTTTAGAATGTTACCTCCTGCGAAACTTGAAGATGCTTATCAAGTGAACATGGTCGTTACTGGATCAATTTTAGGAGCTCTCTCTTTTCTCAGTTTCGTGTCTGTAGATCTAATATAGAAATACGTCGTGTTGTttactttgaaaaaataaatacaaaagaaattattttttctattttgcgttgAGAATAAGTCTATTCTAGCAcccaaatgacgtcatttgagtCGTTGGCGTGATAGAATAgactagtaaaatttactgtattgatgttggtagcgtgaagtgtcaactgacagacgtcaaaaaataaatctcgcagGGAGCaatgcaaattaataaataacaatgaacaaaacgtttaattttcattctgggATTTGGACTTCTCCGGcagtaaattttctaacgtcttttgtgcaatttgcctaatttgcggcgacgttaatgataaactttcttcagcattcattttcaaacatcaaatgcgaaaataaaaaaaatctgacgttttcaattaatttttttcacagccggctaaaattatgccacataaaaaatgtcaccaaccaccgcaaaattccctacatttaaaatttttatttttttatttataaaatggtataaagcggcaaaatagaaaaaaaagtaaa of Tenebrio molitor chromosome 6, icTenMoli1.1, whole genome shotgun sequence contains these proteins:
- the Kr-h2 gene encoding Krueppel homolog 2, encoding MSDNASSSSSSEQRPRGLNVDALKQHVLVHKIDCGLWAMRILTVFFTFGYFLPIFGSAQNAYYKALIANAAINALRLHQRLGRVRLSREFLAELLMEDSCHYLFYSMIFLYVAPLTLVLLPVVLFAILHAASYSLTLLDTMGQNSWWGARLLISLVEFQSLNILRLIAFTEIIMMPLTVLFVLMGRASLLTPFIYYHFLTQRYTSRRNPYNRNMFYELRVLLERTAAKPKMPSFVKAALLGIVNFTVKLAPPQVVQPQQHQQ
- the RpS3 gene encoding small ribosomal subunit protein uS3A — protein: MANPISKKRKFVGDGVFKAELNEFLTRELSEDGYSGVEVRVTPTRTEIIIMATRTDRVLGEKNRRIRELTSVVQKRFNFPENSVVLYGEKVANRGLCAIAQAESLRFKLIGGLAVRRACYGVLRYIMECGAKGCEVVVSGKLRGQRAKSMKFVDGLMIHSGDPCNDYVDTATRHVLLRQGVLGIKVKIMLPWDPSGKTGPKKPLPDNVSVVEPKEEILPLFPSSEIKSVKPDAAPAVPIAVA
- the LOC138133282 gene encoding leucine-rich repeat transmembrane neuronal protein 1-like, with the protein product MFVKFLLCVLVTKLAKGCLYDTFHNTSVTLAGVRGPFDTIDGCFGPENNLERVSRIQILNETVPILYEEAFHDLDYLLDVVLEGDGVREIRPGAFKNLPKLYLIRLKRNQIREIRGGVFNNLSLSELSLVSNQIERIETTAFDHLPNLNIVLLSDNKLTKWDPNWFLGSPQIAMLNFESNLIERLPTRAFRNVRGVHVVNNRNVSTTIHLNDNKIRTIDDEAFDGLVSLGWLFLQRNEIDVFNQKSLGSLRQLDWLRLDHNRLQCIPERLVVVAPNVKYYLEGNPLTEECIAKFDIKTKSNGSRINKVNFTIDSSFFG
- the LOC138133279 gene encoding cathepsin O-like, giving the protein MAPWTTYLQVFFCVALLFFMIPIKIDGPDEVELQFLDYLEKFHKTYDGDMYQSKLQAFKKSLDNINALNSNKTGDSAVYGLTKFSDMLPEEFLNKHLHLNLSQRFIPHSNKHHHHHPDKRSTLPQKIDWREKKVVTKVHNQGNCGACWAYSVVETIESMYGIKTQTTEDLSVQEIIDCAGNNNDGCNGGDICSLLSWMTITNFTIHKKSDYGKNSHCGKVSAKGVQVQDFVCDRLVGSENVMMKLLVDIGPLAVAVNAQTWQNYIGGVIEYHCDGDVSSLNHAVQIVGYDLTAKIPHYIVRNTWGEDWGDRGYLYIAVDKNMCGVANEVSALKVL
- the LOC138133849 gene encoding equilibrative nucleoside transporter 3-like; its protein translation is MEDKPELSMETPSGDKPKDAYWIVYILYFLLGLVHILPTTFFVTAHDYWMYKFRNTSLEDADSSQRTVLQTQFSPGLTITLQLSTISFLFVSLFFGHKFSIKLRMFGPLIVVLTSYIIAAIFIHIDTDTWQEGFFAVTMIIVAVITAMGSIIGMATISTISIFPTKYLGAYLIGQGMSGIFTALLQILSLAISIGTLDSALVYFWVANGIIAFTLFLMTLVMQRNRFYKYNMENYKPREGKMLGFRQIVDIMKVIWPGPAIIFFYLVTTNTVHPAITSLVVSEGEGNGPWNDVYFVPVITFALYAILDYVGRTISLHLQPNIRPEWLVGFTAVRVIFIPLFLFCNAQPREHLSVVFGHDYQYIIIMTVFALTNGYLMNMASLIIPKMLPPAKLEDAYQVNMVVTGSILGALSFLSFVSVDLI